In a genomic window of Dyadobacter fermentans DSM 18053:
- a CDS encoding YciE/YciF ferroxidase family protein, with translation MKNETNSQPKFKTKTSTMAEPALYELFLDCLRDIYWAENHLVKNLPKMSQAASSKQLVTAIEQHLAQTVEQVSRLEKIFGLLDQKTIAKKCDAMEGITKEGEGVIESTDAGTATRDVGIILSSQKVEHYEIASYLGLIQLATTLGLEEVAGILEESLAEEQASDQLLASIAENDIAYQASQEA, from the coding sequence ATGAAAAACGAAACCAATTCGCAACCGAAATTTAAAACCAAGACCTCAACAATGGCCGAACCGGCTCTCTATGAACTATTTCTGGATTGCCTGAGGGATATTTACTGGGCCGAAAACCACTTGGTTAAAAACCTGCCCAAGATGAGCCAGGCGGCCAGTTCGAAACAATTGGTGACAGCGATCGAACAGCATCTTGCACAAACCGTAGAACAAGTATCACGTCTCGAAAAGATTTTCGGGCTGCTGGATCAAAAAACGATTGCCAAGAAATGCGATGCGATGGAAGGCATTACCAAAGAAGGCGAAGGAGTAATCGAAAGCACCGATGCCGGCACGGCCACCCGCGACGTTGGTATTATTCTTTCGTCCCAAAAAGTAGAGCATTATGAGATCGCCTCGTACCTGGGCCTCATCCAGCTCGCCACTACACTCGGACTGGAAGAGGTAGCGGGCATTCTGGAAGAATCACTCGCCGAAGAGCAGGCAAGCGACCAGCTGCTGGCGTCCATCGCAGAAAATGACATTGCTTACCAGGCTTCGCAGGAGGCATAA
- a CDS encoding DUF4142 domain-containing protein, whose translation MRSIFLLTTCAALSALLAFSDRFAGEQHYLSESPDQQFVTEAAEGGMLEVKLGELASQNGVSQEVKTFAKTMVTDHTKVNEELKALAQKKQLSIPTGLSAKKQQKFDSLAVFKGEQFDMLYMNMMIASHEQTIGLFQTESNKGQDPELKKWADAKVPALKHHLEMAKKLFKASPGAAKH comes from the coding sequence ATGAGATCTATTTTCCTTTTGACTACATGCGCGGCCCTCTCGGCGCTGCTGGCTTTTTCTGACCGCTTTGCCGGTGAGCAGCATTACCTGTCCGAATCCCCCGACCAGCAATTTGTGACAGAGGCCGCCGAAGGCGGAATGCTGGAAGTAAAACTGGGTGAGCTGGCTTCGCAAAACGGCGTTTCACAGGAGGTGAAAACATTCGCGAAGACAATGGTAACCGACCACACAAAAGTAAATGAGGAGTTGAAGGCTTTGGCACAGAAAAAGCAACTGAGCATTCCGACAGGGCTGAGCGCGAAAAAACAGCAGAAATTCGACAGCCTGGCCGTATTTAAGGGAGAGCAATTCGATATGCTCTATATGAACATGATGATCGCCTCGCATGAGCAGACGATCGGACTTTTCCAGACGGAGTCGAACAAAGGACAGGACCCGGAATTGAAGAAATGGGCCGATGCCAAAGTGCCGGCCCTGAAACACCATCTTGAAATGGCCAAGAAGCTTTTCAAAGCTTCTCCGGGTGCAGCGAAGCATTAA
- a CDS encoding phosphoribosyltransferase, producing MNRSNDIVFADRRDAGEQLGRFLAHHYKHADPLVLGVPRGGVEVAYHVARHLKTDLTMVISRKLPVPGHPEVGFGAIAEDLSVYVAPRYRESLEPEKIGLIIDEQTDEVNRRIKAYKQGRALPDMRGRTVIVVDDGIATGVTLVPVVHMCRKRGAARVIVAVPVAGNHYDARLGDADAVEALVMPEWFYAVGQVYASFRDLTDEETQAIAAKGSLLKPGWEHVRSLQG from the coding sequence ATGAACCGAAGTAACGACATCGTATTCGCCGACCGCCGAGATGCCGGAGAACAACTGGGGCGTTTCCTCGCACACCATTACAAACATGCGGACCCGTTGGTGCTGGGTGTTCCAAGGGGCGGGGTAGAAGTGGCCTATCACGTTGCCAGGCATCTGAAAACCGATCTCACGATGGTCATTTCCAGAAAGTTGCCCGTGCCAGGGCATCCGGAAGTCGGCTTTGGGGCCATTGCCGAAGACCTGTCGGTGTACGTAGCGCCGCGCTACCGCGAGTCGCTTGAACCGGAGAAGATCGGACTCATTATCGACGAGCAGACCGACGAGGTAAACCGGCGGATCAAAGCCTACAAGCAGGGCAGGGCGCTGCCCGATATGCGAGGCCGCACGGTCATCGTTGTAGACGACGGCATTGCTACGGGCGTAACGCTCGTGCCGGTGGTGCACATGTGCCGGAAACGGGGAGCGGCTCGGGTAATTGTGGCTGTGCCCGTCGCGGGCAACCATTACGATGCCCGCCTGGGCGATGCCGATGCCGTGGAAGCGCTCGTTATGCCAGAATGGTTTTATGCCGTAGGCCAGGTGTACGCATCATTCCGCGACCTTACCGACGAGGAAACACAAGCCATTGCCGCCAAAGGCTCGCTTTTGAAACCGGGCTGGGAGCACGTAAGAAGTTTGCAGGGCTAG